Proteins from one uncultured Cohaesibacter sp. genomic window:
- the mnmA gene encoding tRNA 2-thiouridine(34) synthase MnmA produces the protein MLNSLDLPGRPEDTRVVVAMSGGVDSSVTAALLKHQGYDVIGVTMQLYDHGKAMHRVGACCAGTDIQDARRVAEHLGIPHYVLDYESRFKEAVIDRFAESYLAGETPVPCVTCNQTVKFEDLLEAAKEFGADCMATGHYISSKMVGNRRVLFRPSDEDRDQTYFLFATTQEQIDFLRFPLGGMSKPEARQLAHELGLVVADKKDSQDICFVPTGKYTDIIERLHPGAAEPGKIVHIDGTVLGDHKGIIHYTVGQRRGLGVSYGGGPLYVVKLDPEQKHVLVGPREALVTRRLKLRDVNWLGPQTFAEFPESGLEIYAKVRSTRPPKEALLYALPNGEFEVELLDGEEGVAPGQACVFYEGLAKEAQLWGGGWIDRTVTELAIPETIGVSAAE, from the coding sequence ATGCTAAACAGTCTCGATTTGCCTGGTCGCCCCGAAGACACCCGTGTTGTTGTTGCCATGTCTGGCGGCGTTGACTCGTCCGTCACTGCAGCGCTCTTGAAACATCAGGGCTATGATGTCATCGGCGTGACCATGCAGCTATATGATCATGGCAAGGCCATGCACCGTGTTGGCGCCTGCTGCGCTGGCACTGATATTCAGGACGCGCGCCGCGTGGCCGAGCATCTGGGCATTCCCCACTATGTGCTCGATTATGAAAGCCGCTTCAAGGAAGCGGTGATCGATCGCTTTGCAGAAAGCTATCTGGCTGGCGAAACACCGGTGCCTTGCGTTACCTGCAACCAGACGGTCAAGTTTGAAGATCTTCTGGAAGCGGCCAAGGAATTCGGCGCCGACTGCATGGCGACCGGCCATTATATTTCGTCCAAGATGGTGGGCAACCGCCGGGTTCTGTTCCGCCCTTCCGATGAGGATCGTGACCAGACCTATTTCCTGTTTGCCACCACTCAGGAACAGATCGACTTCCTGCGTTTTCCGCTGGGCGGCATGTCCAAGCCGGAGGCTCGCCAGCTCGCCCATGAGCTGGGGCTTGTGGTTGCGGACAAGAAGGACAGTCAGGATATCTGTTTTGTGCCAACAGGCAAATATACTGACATTATCGAGCGTCTGCATCCGGGCGCAGCCGAGCCGGGCAAGATCGTGCATATCGATGGCACGGTGCTGGGTGATCACAAGGGGATCATTCATTACACTGTCGGTCAGCGTCGCGGCCTCGGGGTTTCCTATGGTGGCGGGCCGCTCTATGTGGTCAAGCTGGATCCGGAGCAGAAGCATGTGCTTGTCGGACCGCGCGAAGCGCTTGTTACCCGCCGGCTGAAGCTGCGTGATGTCAACTGGCTTGGACCACAGACCTTCGCCGAGTTCCCTGAAAGCGGGCTTGAAATCTATGCCAAGGTGCGCTCTACCCGTCCGCCCAAGGAGGCTTTGCTTTATGCTCTGCCCAACGGTGAGTTCGAGGTTGAACTGCTTGATGGCGAAGAAGGGGTGGCGCCGGGACAGGCATGCGTCTTCTATGAAGGCCTTGCCAAGGAAGCCCAGCTTTGGGGCGGTGGCTGGATTGACCGCACCGTGACCGAACTGGCCATTCCCGAAACGATTGGCGTTTCTGCTGCCGAATAG
- a CDS encoding NADH:flavin oxidoreductase encodes MTDIDTSSLFRPFSMGSLKLKNRIVMAPMTRNCAPEGIPNDKNADYYRRRAAGEVGLILSEGTVINRPTSRNQPHIPFFHGKDALAGWQKVIDAVHDAGGAMGPQIWHTGSTRSGDWDPGAPVESPSGLVGPDDPRGNTMSDTDIADTIAAYAASAKSAKDLGFDVAELHGAHGYLIDQFFWEGTNKRTDAWGGDSLMDRSRFALEVVKACRAAIGPDFPLILRISQWKQQDYTAKLAKTPAEMESWLTALADAGVDMFHCSQRRFWEPEFPEVDGEDGLNFAGWAKKLTGKPTISVGSVGLSTDFLSSFGGEDATMTGLEKLVQRMERDEFDLIAVGRALISDADWTAKVHTNRIDAITSFERAHLATLA; translated from the coding sequence ATGACAGATATTGATACAAGCAGCCTGTTTCGCCCTTTCTCTATGGGCTCCCTCAAACTCAAAAACCGCATCGTCATGGCCCCCATGACCCGCAACTGCGCCCCAGAGGGCATCCCTAACGACAAGAATGCCGACTATTACCGCCGCCGCGCAGCAGGCGAAGTGGGCCTCATTCTGTCCGAAGGCACCGTGATCAACCGTCCTACCTCTCGCAATCAGCCTCATATTCCCTTTTTCCACGGCAAGGACGCCTTGGCCGGTTGGCAAAAGGTGATCGACGCTGTTCATGATGCCGGCGGCGCTATGGGTCCACAGATCTGGCACACGGGCTCGACCCGCAGTGGTGATTGGGATCCCGGAGCACCGGTGGAAAGCCCATCAGGGCTGGTGGGCCCGGATGACCCGCGTGGCAACACCATGAGCGATACCGATATCGCCGATACCATCGCCGCTTATGCAGCCTCGGCCAAAAGCGCCAAGGATCTTGGCTTCGACGTGGCAGAGCTACACGGCGCCCACGGTTATCTCATTGATCAGTTCTTCTGGGAAGGAACCAACAAGCGCACCGATGCGTGGGGTGGCGATAGCCTCATGGATCGCTCACGCTTCGCGCTGGAAGTTGTCAAGGCTTGTCGCGCGGCGATTGGCCCGGATTTTCCGCTGATACTGCGCATCAGCCAGTGGAAGCAGCAGGATTATACGGCCAAACTGGCCAAAACTCCGGCAGAGATGGAAAGCTGGCTGACAGCGTTGGCTGACGCTGGCGTCGATATGTTCCATTGCTCTCAGCGCCGCTTCTGGGAACCGGAATTCCCCGAAGTCGATGGCGAAGACGGCCTCAACTTTGCGGGCTGGGCCAAGAAGCTCACCGGAAAACCGACCATCAGCGTCGGCTCTGTCGGGCTCAGCACCGACTTCCTGTCCTCCTTTGGTGGGGAAGATGCCACCATGACCGGCCTTGAGAAACTGGTTCAGCGCATGGAACGCGACGAATTCGACCTCATCGCGGTTGGGCGTGCGCTCATCAGCGATGCCGACTGGACTGCGAAAGTGCACACCAATCGCATCGACGCAATCACCTCCTTCGAGCGCGCCCATCTGGCAACGTTGGCCTGA
- a CDS encoding tripartite tricarboxylate transporter TctB family protein, whose protein sequence is MHTSFLRSPWFCGLLIAAFFAFVIFALIPVYVPRPAFIPGFAPPPDMWPRTVSIIGCALGLLLFILALLGRAVESEALETDHAPKSVLITRFIGAMVVFIAYVLLLPYVGFLIASMALTGAMILLTGEKNYRYWAIGLTLLGPIVLQLVFHSALGTQFPVGILTKQFGF, encoded by the coding sequence ATGCACACTTCCTTTCTTCGTAGCCCATGGTTCTGCGGGCTGCTGATTGCTGCTTTCTTCGCCTTTGTCATTTTTGCGCTCATCCCGGTTTACGTACCGCGCCCAGCCTTCATTCCAGGCTTTGCGCCGCCGCCGGATATGTGGCCCCGCACGGTATCCATCATTGGCTGTGCCCTCGGTCTGCTTCTCTTCATTCTGGCTCTTCTCGGGCGTGCCGTAGAGAGCGAAGCGCTTGAAACGGACCACGCTCCCAAAAGCGTGCTGATCACCCGCTTCATTGGCGCAATGGTCGTCTTTATCGCCTATGTTCTGCTGTTGCCCTATGTCGGGTTCCTGATTGCCTCCATGGCCCTGACCGGTGCCATGATCCTTCTGACCGGCGAGAAGAACTATCGCTATTGGGCCATTGGCCTGACGCTTCTGGGGCCGATTGTGCTTCAGCTGGTGTTCCACTCGGCGCTCGGAACACAATTCCCTGTTGGCATTCTGACCAAACAATTTGGCTTCTGA
- a CDS encoding LysR family transcriptional regulator: protein MMKIRELQAFDAYIRLGGMRSAADELGLSQPMISRLLMALEARVGFALFLRKRNKLIPTPEAFQFHQTVVRGLESISALSEEASAIANNQRGHLVIAAQPIFCDTFLIDAIAEFQKTHPHVSVRLRDTGMSEIMRMVAERSCDFALGITLDADPYGADVTSLAICEARCLMPRGHKLQHLPEVSLQNLKRETFVDLAPGSPLRTRIDYMMQSIEVERAIVAETRTLHGVVRLVEMGVGLAIVDPVACLLLDEDKVVDCPLLPSIRWDIAQFVPKDRPLSGIGLAFAEVVATEIGRLKTAGVIL, encoded by the coding sequence ATGATGAAAATCCGCGAATTGCAGGCATTTGATGCCTATATCCGACTGGGCGGCATGCGCAGTGCCGCAGACGAGCTAGGGTTGAGTCAGCCGATGATCAGTCGGTTGTTGATGGCGCTTGAAGCTCGGGTGGGATTTGCCCTGTTTTTGCGCAAACGGAACAAGCTGATCCCTACGCCGGAGGCTTTCCAGTTTCATCAAACGGTGGTGAGAGGACTGGAAAGCATCAGTGCCCTTTCCGAAGAGGCCAGTGCCATCGCCAACAACCAGCGCGGGCATCTGGTCATCGCAGCGCAGCCCATTTTCTGTGACACATTTCTCATTGATGCCATTGCCGAGTTTCAGAAAACTCATCCACATGTGAGCGTCAGACTGCGTGATACAGGCATGAGCGAGATCATGCGCATGGTGGCAGAGCGCAGCTGCGATTTCGCTTTGGGAATCACGCTGGATGCCGACCCCTATGGGGCCGATGTGACATCGCTGGCGATCTGCGAAGCGCGCTGCCTGATGCCCAGGGGGCACAAGCTGCAGCATCTGCCGGAAGTGTCCCTGCAGAATTTGAAAAGGGAAACCTTCGTGGATTTGGCGCCCGGCAGCCCGCTGCGCACGCGTATCGACTATATGATGCAGTCCATCGAAGTGGAGCGGGCGATCGTTGCCGAAACGCGCACCTTGCACGGCGTCGTGCGGTTGGTGGAAATGGGGGTGGGGTTGGCCATTGTTGACCCTGTTGCCTGTCTGCTGCTTGATGAGGACAAGGTCGTTGATTGTCCGCTGCTGCCATCCATCCGTTGGGATATCGCACAATTTGTGCCAAAGGATCGCCCCTTGAGTGGTATCGGGTTGGCCTTTGCCGAGGTGGTGGCTACCGAAATCGGGCGCTTGAAGACGGCGGGTGTGATCCTCTAG
- the argE gene encoding acetylornithine deacetylase yields MSLTIEAPALQHPALEQAKAHLGALIGYDSVSSRSNRALIDYAAETLEKLGAEVTILPNEEGTKANLVARFGPADVPGVVLSGHTDVVPATEDSWVTPPFSADEREGRIYGRGACDMKGFGACVLAAAASFAAADLKRPIYICFSYDEEVGCLGAPAIARWLADLDVPPELAIIGEPSEMKLITGQKGKIAMRAHVKGTSGHSSFAPEHVNAVEYASRMISTIAERAGRYQVEGPFDKDFTVPHATMLTTMITGGVATNVTPSDCSFTFELRSISGMDAEGDMKALLDGIEADIATKMTAKAANSGVTWERIFAYPAMGDARGTDAFERHAHLMPEWGGKVSYGSEGGVFETIGKIPSVIVGPGSIKQAHKPNEFVDIDQLDLCLGFLDELTHELEKPHKG; encoded by the coding sequence ATGAGCCTCACCATCGAAGCCCCCGCGCTCCAGCATCCTGCCCTTGAACAGGCCAAGGCGCATCTGGGGGCTTTGATTGGATATGATTCCGTATCCAGTCGTTCAAACAGAGCGCTTATCGACTACGCAGCCGAAACTCTCGAGAAATTGGGTGCAGAGGTTACGATCCTGCCCAATGAAGAAGGAACCAAGGCCAATCTGGTTGCCCGCTTTGGCCCGGCCGATGTGCCCGGTGTGGTTCTGTCCGGCCATACAGACGTGGTTCCGGCCACAGAAGACAGCTGGGTGACCCCTCCCTTCTCAGCCGATGAGAGAGAAGGTCGCATCTATGGACGCGGCGCCTGCGACATGAAAGGCTTTGGCGCTTGCGTGTTGGCGGCAGCGGCTTCCTTTGCCGCGGCTGACCTCAAACGCCCGATCTATATCTGCTTCTCCTATGACGAAGAAGTGGGCTGTCTGGGAGCCCCTGCCATCGCGCGCTGGTTGGCCGATCTGGATGTGCCTCCCGAGCTAGCCATCATCGGTGAGCCATCCGAAATGAAGCTCATCACCGGCCAGAAAGGCAAAATCGCCATGCGCGCCCATGTGAAGGGCACGTCGGGGCATTCCTCTTTCGCACCAGAACATGTGAATGCGGTGGAATATGCCTCACGCATGATCAGCACTATTGCTGAGCGAGCAGGCCGCTATCAGGTCGAAGGTCCGTTTGACAAGGATTTCACGGTACCTCATGCCACCATGTTGACCACCATGATCACGGGTGGTGTGGCAACCAATGTGACGCCGAGCGACTGTAGCTTCACCTTTGAGCTGCGCTCGATCAGTGGTATGGACGCTGAAGGTGACATGAAAGCGCTGCTGGATGGCATTGAAGCCGACATCGCGACCAAGATGACCGCCAAAGCGGCCAATAGCGGCGTGACGTGGGAAAGGATCTTTGCCTATCCTGCCATGGGTGACGCACGCGGCACTGATGCCTTTGAACGCCACGCTCACCTTATGCCCGAATGGGGCGGCAAGGTGTCGTATGGCTCCGAAGGCGGTGTATTCGAGACCATTGGCAAAATCCCGTCGGTCATCGTTGGTCCAGGCTCCATAAAGCAGGCCCACAAGCCAAATGAATTCGTTGATATCGATCAGTTGGATCTCTGCTTAGGCTTCCTTGACGAACTGACACACGAGCTTGAAAAGCCTCATAAAGGCTGA
- a CDS encoding tripartite tricarboxylate transporter substrate binding protein, which yields MRKIVSALAMATALFTGAAMAEDSYPTQAVTLTIPYGPGGASDLAGRALAETAKTYLGQPITVVNKPGAGGMNGARSVSEAEPDGYTLLLARVGMALTPAVNPQASVNWDAYTFLGALEATPMILAVKGDSPYNSVEELLKAVKDSNGAMTYAASGATAIDGFTSQALLSDAGMDPLTAATLVPYKGGGALATALLGGHVDFLAVSAGSLIPHIESGDMKALMVFAPERMAKLPDTPTAAELGYEQAGQVTGWSALYAPKGLPENVIAKWDEVLGKVATDETWLKLAGRRGSISTVGKINMTEYAKEQYDLFHGLAKKFGYLPE from the coding sequence ATGAGAAAAATTGTTTCCGCCCTCGCGATGGCGACCGCTCTTTTCACTGGCGCAGCTATGGCCGAAGACAGCTACCCGACCCAGGCTGTTACCCTCACCATTCCTTATGGCCCGGGTGGTGCATCCGACCTTGCCGGTCGTGCTCTTGCTGAAACCGCCAAAACCTATCTCGGTCAGCCAATCACCGTGGTCAACAAGCCCGGCGCAGGCGGCATGAACGGTGCTCGTTCTGTTTCCGAAGCTGAGCCAGATGGCTACACACTCCTGCTGGCCCGCGTTGGCATGGCCCTGACCCCGGCCGTCAACCCGCAGGCTTCTGTCAATTGGGATGCCTACACCTTCCTTGGTGCGCTTGAAGCAACCCCGATGATTCTCGCTGTGAAGGGTGATTCCCCTTACAACAGCGTTGAAGAGCTCCTTAAAGCCGTCAAAGACAGCAATGGTGCCATGACCTATGCCGCTTCCGGCGCAACGGCGATCGATGGTTTCACCTCTCAGGCCCTGTTGTCCGATGCTGGCATGGACCCGCTGACCGCGGCCACTCTGGTGCCTTACAAAGGTGGCGGCGCGCTGGCAACCGCTCTGCTCGGCGGCCATGTTGATTTCCTTGCCGTTTCTGCTGGGTCCCTCATCCCGCATATCGAAAGCGGCGACATGAAAGCCCTGATGGTCTTTGCTCCGGAACGCATGGCAAAACTGCCAGACACCCCGACCGCAGCTGAGCTAGGCTATGAGCAGGCTGGTCAGGTTACCGGCTGGAGTGCTCTTTATGCGCCGAAGGGTCTGCCAGAAAACGTTATCGCCAAATGGGACGAAGTTCTTGGCAAAGTGGCTACCGATGAAACCTGGTTGAAGCTGGCTGGCCGTCGTGGCTCCATCTCCACCGTGGGCAAAATCAACATGACCGAATATGCCAAAGAACAGTATGACCTGTTCCATGGCCTTGCCAAGAAATTCGGCTACCTGCCGGAATAA
- a CDS encoding RNHCP domain-containing protein, translating to MFYDKKSRGRSNFRTEDTPYRKKSQHKTKRWQSSDREFRCAHCKQMVFLTSDMGTVHRNHCPHCLHSLHVDTKPGNRASFCRARMEPVGLTCKHNGFDKYGRERGGDIMIVHLCTGCGTVNINRIAADDCCELILALFERSQIMGQSQRRLINEAGIRLLDTHDEELLHIALFGKRWSP from the coding sequence ATGTTTTACGACAAAAAATCCCGCGGGCGGAGCAACTTCCGCACCGAAGACACCCCCTATCGCAAGAAATCACAACACAAAACAAAACGCTGGCAGAGTTCGGACAGGGAATTTCGATGTGCGCACTGCAAGCAGATGGTTTTTCTGACCTCTGATATGGGCACGGTTCACCGCAACCACTGTCCCCATTGTTTGCATTCTTTGCATGTCGATACCAAACCGGGCAACCGTGCCTCCTTCTGTCGGGCGCGCATGGAACCGGTTGGCTTGACCTGCAAGCATAATGGCTTTGACAAATATGGCCGGGAACGGGGAGGCGATATCATGATCGTTCACCTGTGCACTGGCTGCGGCACGGTGAATATCAACCGCATAGCAGCTGATGATTGCTGTGAGCTGATCCTTGCGCTGTTTGAACGGTCACAGATTATGGGCCAGAGCCAGCGGCGTCTCATAAATGAAGCCGGTATCCGGTTGCTGGACACCCATGATGAGGAGCTTCTTCATATAGCTCTATTCGGCAAGAGATGGTCGCCATGA
- a CDS encoding tripartite tricarboxylate transporter permease, with protein sequence MAHDILYALQAVATWQNLLIMAAGIWGGVIIGAIPGMTGTMAVTLALPFTFYMEPVPSILLLVALYKGSTYGGSVSAILIKTPGTASAACTALDGYPLARQGKAGKALNMALYSSVIGDFISNLSLIFLAAPLAILALRVGPPEYFMLMLFALTTVAGVSGNSLLLGLISATFGLLLATAGEDLYGSFRFAFTDDMQAGLSVAPVLIGLFALPELLKLIVFRAAHKNEAAKLGDQKVSRSEFIGSVKSILRGSVIGAVLGAIPGIGPSAAAFFSYGEAQRTSKNGDNFGKGELEGIAASESANNGACGATMIPLLALGVPGDVITGVMLGAFMIQGLTPGPLLFQTNIHEVYMLFIGMLFSSVLLFFAGKVIMRGFSHVARVPQSLLAPVVLLLCLFGIYSIASSMFDVAILLIMGVTGFIMFLLNIPAAPFLIAFIIGPMIEENLRRALAISRGDPSVLVSSPITMIFAVLIILVVGLTVRREFLKSRNRKA encoded by the coding sequence ATGGCACACGACATTCTCTATGCCTTGCAGGCTGTAGCGACCTGGCAGAATCTCCTGATCATGGCCGCAGGCATCTGGGGCGGCGTGATCATTGGCGCCATTCCCGGCATGACCGGCACAATGGCGGTTACTCTCGCCCTGCCCTTTACCTTCTATATGGAACCGGTTCCCTCCATCCTGCTGCTGGTCGCCCTCTACAAGGGTTCGACCTATGGCGGTTCGGTATCCGCGATCCTTATCAAGACCCCCGGCACCGCTTCAGCCGCCTGTACAGCCCTTGACGGTTATCCACTGGCCCGTCAGGGCAAGGCAGGCAAGGCGCTCAATATGGCGCTCTATTCCTCGGTTATCGGCGATTTTATCTCCAACCTGTCACTGATCTTTCTTGCAGCCCCGCTGGCCATTCTGGCTCTGCGCGTCGGACCGCCTGAATATTTCATGCTGATGCTGTTTGCCCTGACCACCGTTGCAGGTGTTTCGGGCAATTCCCTGCTGCTCGGCCTCATCTCGGCAACCTTCGGCTTGTTGCTCGCAACGGCAGGCGAAGACCTCTATGGTTCTTTCCGCTTTGCCTTCACCGACGACATGCAGGCAGGCCTCTCTGTTGCTCCGGTTCTGATCGGCCTATTTGCCCTGCCCGAGCTACTCAAACTCATCGTCTTCCGCGCAGCACACAAGAATGAAGCCGCCAAACTGGGAGATCAGAAAGTGAGCCGAAGCGAGTTCATCGGCTCTGTCAAATCCATTTTGCGCGGCTCCGTTATTGGGGCCGTGCTCGGCGCAATCCCCGGCATCGGACCTTCTGCTGCGGCTTTCTTCTCCTATGGCGAAGCGCAACGTACCTCCAAGAATGGCGACAATTTCGGCAAAGGCGAATTGGAAGGCATCGCCGCTTCCGAATCCGCCAACAATGGGGCTTGCGGCGCAACCATGATCCCGCTGCTTGCCTTGGGTGTGCCCGGCGATGTCATCACCGGCGTCATGCTCGGCGCCTTCATGATCCAGGGTCTCACCCCCGGGCCGCTGCTGTTCCAGACCAACATCCACGAAGTCTATATGCTGTTCATCGGCATGCTCTTCTCGTCGGTTCTGCTGTTCTTTGCCGGTAAGGTCATCATGCGCGGCTTCTCCCATGTTGCTCGCGTTCCTCAGTCCCTGCTGGCTCCGGTGGTCCTGCTGCTCTGCCTGTTTGGTATCTACTCCATTGCGTCCAGCATGTTCGATGTCGCCATTCTGCTCATCATGGGTGTGACCGGCTTCATCATGTTCCTGCTGAACATCCCCGCAGCACCGTTCCTCATCGCCTTCATCATCGGACCAATGATCGAAGAAAACCTGCGCCGCGCGCTGGCAATTTCCCGTGGAGATCCATCTGTTCTGGTCTCCTCTCCGATCACGATGATTTTCGCCGTACTGATTATCCTCGTCGTCGGGCTCACCGTCCGACGTGAATTCCTTAAATCCCGAAATAGAAAGGCTTGA
- a CDS encoding ATP-binding protein: MTVSIDLGTMKLGQPAQMDLEELLATRLLVQGNSGSGKSHLLRRILEQSAKWVQQIIIDPEGDFVTLAEKYGHAVVDAVGTEADLTMIAARVRQHRISAVLNLEGLDADRQMRAASAFLNGLFDIDRQYWYPAIVIVDEAQLFAPAAGGEVSEEARRSSLGAMTNLMCRGRKRGLAGIIATQRLAKLAKNVAAEASNFLMGRTFLDIDMARAADLLGLERRQAETFRNLDRGQFVALGPALYRRSETVTIGAVETSARSSSPKLMPLPDVPHDNIDELLFKPGSDEDPRPAMAPPPPTTAEVMQQLANLRLDREFGGETEPQLDLDPGLSAEEREAILHKILADLLDDPDAAYQPVSVLYQDFQVRCRIEKTLKTTPDLQEFRQLLAVARAGVDAKEETLDEDQWKQAGIIADQLPEDMRGVYLLLAKAALGKKPCPTNLELATAYGTRSPSRARFLLTYMEERGYLVCANDLRGNRIVTLKDLGVQTEPGNPD; encoded by the coding sequence ATGACCGTCAGCATTGATCTGGGGACCATGAAACTGGGCCAGCCGGCCCAAATGGATCTGGAAGAACTGCTGGCCACCCGCCTTCTGGTGCAGGGCAACTCCGGATCGGGTAAATCCCATCTGTTGCGCCGCATTCTCGAGCAGAGCGCCAAATGGGTTCAGCAGATCATTATTGACCCGGAAGGGGATTTCGTCACGCTGGCCGAGAAATACGGTCATGCGGTGGTGGATGCTGTCGGCACCGAAGCCGACCTGACCATGATCGCCGCCCGCGTGCGCCAGCATCGCATCTCAGCCGTGCTCAATCTGGAAGGCCTTGATGCCGACCGCCAGATGCGCGCCGCCTCGGCTTTCCTCAATGGCCTGTTCGATATCGACAGGCAATATTGGTATCCAGCCATTGTCATCGTCGATGAAGCCCAGCTTTTTGCCCCCGCAGCCGGTGGCGAAGTCAGCGAAGAGGCCCGCCGGTCGTCTCTAGGCGCCATGACCAACCTCATGTGCCGCGGCCGAAAACGCGGCCTTGCCGGTATCATCGCCACGCAGCGCCTTGCCAAGCTGGCAAAGAACGTCGCCGCCGAAGCCTCCAACTTCCTGATGGGCCGAACCTTCCTTGATATCGACATGGCTCGCGCTGCCGATCTGCTCGGCCTTGAGCGCCGCCAGGCTGAGACCTTCCGCAATCTGGATCGCGGCCAGTTCGTTGCCTTGGGCCCTGCGCTTTACCGCCGCTCGGAAACGGTCACTATCGGCGCAGTGGAAACCTCGGCCCGATCCTCAAGCCCCAAGCTGATGCCACTGCCCGATGTGCCGCATGACAATATCGACGAGCTCCTTTTCAAGCCCGGCTCAGATGAAGACCCAAGACCCGCCATGGCCCCTCCGCCCCCGACCACGGCAGAGGTGATGCAGCAATTGGCCAATCTGAGGCTGGATCGGGAGTTTGGTGGCGAAACAGAGCCACAACTGGATCTCGATCCCGGCCTCAGCGCCGAAGAGCGCGAAGCGATTCTGCATAAGATCCTTGCAGACCTTCTGGATGATCCGGATGCTGCCTATCAGCCGGTATCCGTGCTCTATCAGGATTTTCAGGTGCGCTGCCGCATCGAGAAGACCCTCAAGACAACACCAGATCTGCAGGAATTCCGTCAGCTTCTGGCCGTCGCCCGCGCTGGCGTTGACGCAAAGGAAGAGACGCTCGATGAAGACCAGTGGAAACAGGCAGGCATCATAGCCGACCAGTTGCCCGAAGACATGCGCGGGGTGTATCTGCTGCTCGCCAAGGCTGCCCTTGGCAAGAAGCCCTGCCCCACCAATCTGGAACTGGCTACCGCCTATGGCACCCGCTCGCCTTCGCGCGCCCGCTTCCTGCTGACCTATATGGAAGAACGCGGCTATCTGGTCTGCGCCAACGATCTGCGCGGCAACCGCATTGTCACGCTCAAGGATCTGGGCGTCCAGACCGAGCCGGGCAACCCGGACTGA